One genomic window of Arachis stenosperma cultivar V10309 chromosome 10, arast.V10309.gnm1.PFL2, whole genome shotgun sequence includes the following:
- the LOC130957326 gene encoding uncharacterized protein LOC130957326, with the protein MFAHLCKESEDIKNFKEEVKASIKSRGETIKKLEAQVGHLSQQILKPTNRFPSDTEKIPRGKMKKVRWEECKAVTLAIEESLEEETNKLTEHSQGSPQEILEENEQGNRLIQEKEQQKKEILKPYVPKAPFPQRFRGGKKEKSYSRFLDMFASLSVNIPFIKTIQ; encoded by the coding sequence ATGTTTGCACATCTCTGCAAGGAATCGGAAGACATAAAAAACTTCAAGGAAGAAGTGAAAGCTAGTATAAAAAGTCGAGGAGAAACTATTAAGAAGCTTGAGGCTCAAGTAGGACATCTCTCACAACAGATTCTTAAACCCACAAATAGATTCCCCAGTGACACTGAGAAAATTCCAAGGGGGAAAATGAAGAaggtgagatgggaagaatgtaAGGCAGTTACACTTGCAATCGAAGAGAGCCTGGAGGAAGAGACCAACAAGCTGACAGAGCACAGCCAAGGAAGTCCCCAAGAAATTCTTGAGGAAAATGAACAAGGAAATAGACTGATACAAGAAAAAGAACAACAGAAAAAGGAAATTCTGAAACCTTATGTGCCAAAAGCACCATTCCCTCAAAGATTCAGAGGTGGTAAGAAAGAGAAGTCATACTCAAGATTTCTAGACATGTTTGCATCCCTCAGTGTCAACATACCTTTCATCAAAACTATCCAATAA